In Methanofollis aquaemaris, the genomic window CCTTGAGGACGGTGAGTCTCGGGACACTGGCGGCCGGTTCGAGGAAATCTCTCACGGCCTCCTCCACCGGGATCTCGGCGATCTCAGCGCGATTGGGCTCGTCTCTGAGGCCGAGTCCTTCGGCGATCTCGGTCTGCTTTTCGAGGAGCAGGAGCGTGGCGTCAAAGCAGGCGTCGCACGCCGACGAGGGGGCTTTCTCCCTGAGGGTCTGGAGGCGTTCTTTCTGTGCGGCGATCTCGTCGGGGGTGACCGTGCCGTCTCCCACCTTGAGAGCGCTCTCCCGGATGATCCTATAGAAGACCTCGGCGCACTGCTCCCGCCTGGCACAGCCTTGATCAAGGTGCTGTTCAAGCCCGGTCTGCACATTTTCCAGGTGGGCGCCGATGGCCACCCGCCCGTACTCTTTCCGCAGTCCGGTCATGAGGTCGCCGAGATAGCCACAGTCACGTACCTCGGTGAGGTGTCGCATTTCTCTCCTGATGGCCCGCAGTTCGTCTCTGATCTCCTGCCCGCAGGTGCATTCTTCTGGAGCAGATGTCATGAGGTATAGTTTTCTGACACGCAGATATATATCTGCTGAATTCCATAGAAAAGGTGATCACCATGGTTAAACTGAATGAAGAGATGAAAGAGGCCTTCTCGAAGGTCAGAGTCTTCCCGGTGGCCACCGCTTCGAAGGACGGCGTCCCGAATGTCGTGCCGATCGGTTTTTGCATGCTCATCGACGACGAGACGATCTGGATCGCGGACAACTTCATGAAGAAGACGCTCGCCAATGTCGAGGAGAACCCGAAGCTCTCCCTCTATCTCTGGGGCCCCGAAGTCAAGGGATGCTTCCAGATCAAGGGCGACGTGAAGGTCGTCTCCGAGGGCGAAGACTTCCAGAAGATGCGCGAGATCGTCCTCGCAAAGATGTCCAAGGCCCCGGCCAAGAACCTCCTGGTGGTCAAGGTCACCGACGTCTACACCTGCACGCCCGGCCCTGACGCCGGGGCAAAACTGCTCTGAACGGCTTTGTCGGATCTTTTCTTCTTTTTTTGGCTCTGTAGAATTGAGCATGAATCGAGAGCACGCTTCAAGCATACGGGATGAAAATTTCCCGTTGCTTGATCACTCATTCATATGTCAGGAGAATCGGTGTGGATCCTGTTCCATCGCCGCCCCCCGGCGCGAGAGAGCAGGTCAGCATTCTTTCTCCTGCCGGGGAGCGGCCCTCTCTCATCACGTGCTCCCCACACTCTTCTGCTCTCACGCTTTACCTTCCTCTTTCTTTTCGTGCGCTGTTGCGCTGTGGCAGGGGTGTGCCGCCCCGAAGAACAAGAGATCCCCCTCTTCATCCCGTGACATTTTTATCTCGTCGCAGGACTATTGGGAGGTATGGCACGTCTGAACGAGAAGATGAAGGAGATCTTTGAGAAGGCCCCGGTCTATCCGCTTGCAACCGCCTCGAAGGCAGGAGAACCGAACGTCGCACCGATGAAGTCGGTCTGGCTTGTCGACGATGAGACGGTCTGGGTCGCGGACAACTTCATGAAAAAGACTCTCGCCAACCTCGAAGAGAACCCGCGGGCCGCGATCTACCTCTGGGGGCCGGAGACCGGCGGCTGTATCCAGGTGAAGGGCGACGCCAAGATTCTCACCTCCGGGCCGGAGTACGAGAAGATGCGGGCCGAGGTAAAGGCGAAGTCAGAGAAGTACCCGGCAAAGTCGCTGATCGTGATCACGATCACCGAGGTCTACACCTGCGCCCCTGGTGCCGGGGCCGGGGACGAACTTCTTTAAACTTTTTATTTGGCTTTGTTGAATCAAACATGAACTCCGGGCTCAAGCATACGCGATTGAACATTGTTCAAAAGATCTTTTGATCGACGTGCCTTTCCACACGCTTGCGCCGGGGGCGCTGCCCCCGGACCCCCAGAATTGTGATCGGCCGGGAAGGCAGCGGGAGATCATGAAGATAGTGGTGTTTTCCAGAGCGTTCTCTTCACACGAGAACTATCAACATGATAGAGTCTCAAGCCCCGTCCTTCAGGGCGGGGTAGTTGACTTGCATCATATTGGCGACCTTATGTTCTTGACATGCCACCAGGTTCATGTCTGGTCCTATAAAGCCGAAGATTCGATAGAAACTGGCCCCAGAAATCCCCCCAGAATCCTGCCCCCTTTCAAGCCCCTTTCGCAGGCGTACCGCGTGGCCATGAGGTCTGGGCACTACTTACAGCCATGCGGCGGCCCAGGGGGCCGGGAGAGACCCGATTTCATCGCCGCGTTGCATGAAAAAACGTCCCTCCTATTCGATCGGAATAGATGCCCGAAATGACCTCGAATTAGGGGTTTTGTCCTTGAATTTGAGGGCAATATGGCCATATTTGAGGGTGGGTCGCACCTCCTTGCCCGTGCCGGCCACCGGAGTTATCACTCCAGCCGGAGTGAAAAGGCTTCAACACCGCACAAAAAAAAAAGATTAGTTCTTTCTGACCTTCTGGAGGAGACGAGCCTGCATCCCGAAGTACTTCGAGACCCCGACGGCGTCGCACTGGTCGAGAGTCTTTGAATCGAAGGAGACCAGGTCGTCGGAATACAGGGCCAGCGGCGAGGTCCGTCCCATGATGTGCACTCCACCCTTGAAGAGCATGCAGTCGACCGTACCGGTGACACGCTCCTGGGTGGTGTCGATGAAGGCGTTGAGGGCGGCGTACAACGGCTCGTGGACCAGGCCCATGTAGGCGAGTTCCGACCACTTGCCGTCGACGACCTGCTTGAAGCCAAGTTCCTGGCGGGTGAGCACCAGGCGCTCAAGGTCGTGGTGGGCGGCGAGGAGAACGGTGGCCGCCGGGTGCTCGTAGTTCTCCCTGGCCTTCAGGCCGAGGATCCGGTCCTCCATCATGTCGTTTCTCCCGACGCTGTGGCGGCCGGCGATGGCGTTGAGTTCCAGGATCAGGTCTTCGCCTGCCATCTTCTTTCCGTTGAGGGAGACCGGCACACCCTGCTCAAACCCGATAGAGATGATTTCTGGCTCGGCAGGTGCATCCGCGAGTGAGGCGGTCCAGGCATAGATCTCCTCCGGCGGGTGGTAGGCCGGGTCTTCGAGTTTCCCGCCCTCGATACTCCGCGACCAGAAGTTCTCGTCGATGGACCAGGGCTTCTCCTTCTTGACCGGGACCGGGATGCCGTGCTCCTCGGCGTACTCGATCTCCCACTCCCTGGTGAGGTTCATCTCCCTGATCGGGGCGACGACCTCGTAGTCGTGCGCCCTGAAGATGAAGTCGAAGCGAAGCTGGTCGTTGCCCTTGCCGGTGCACCCGTGGGCGATGGCAACCGCGCCCTCCTTCTTTGCGACGGCCACGATCTCCTCGGCGATGAGCGGTCTGGCGAGCGCGGTGCCCATCGGGTAGCCCTCGTACGACCCATTGGCCTTGATCGCTCTGAAGACATGCTCCCTGACGAACTGCTCCCTGGCGTCGATGGTGTAGTGGCGGTCCGCAATCTTTTCGCCCTTCTTCGTGGCTTCCTCAACCTCGTGCTGCGGCTGGCCGACGTCGACTGCGACGGTGATTACCTCATCGAAGCCATAGTGCTCCTTGAGGAGGGGGACGCAGATCGAGGTGTCGAGCCCGCCCGAGAAGGCAAGAACAACTTTTCCTTTTCCCATGTCTGATGCTCCAGTGTGCTCTTCGGGTCCTGGCGCTTTCTGCAGCGATATGCAGATACCCACTATTCATTGGTGCTCTCAGACTTTTAACTTGCGGGGATGACGGGGGTGGAGCGGGAAGTCCCCGGTCTTCAGGCCGGGGATGAAAGCAGAACCACCCTTCTTCCCTACGACAGATATATCATATTGGGTATAATATTATGATTCACCCAATATGAGGTCTAAACTTGATAGGTCGGCGCATTCGGTCTTTGCCCTATACTATCATCTGGTGATAGTAGTGAAGTATCGCCGGAAAGCGTTGTATTCTGACGACATTCGAGAACGTCTGAAAGATATTGTGTGGAACCTATCTGATGAATTGGGTATCGAGGTTGTTGCTCACGAACCCGCCGAAGATCACTATCATCTTGTCTTCAAAGCGACTCCGAAAACCAACCT contains:
- a CDS encoding argininosuccinate synthase, coding for MGKGKVVLAFSGGLDTSICVPLLKEHYGFDEVITVAVDVGQPQHEVEEATKKGEKIADRHYTIDAREQFVREHVFRAIKANGSYEGYPMGTALARPLIAEEIVAVAKKEGAVAIAHGCTGKGNDQLRFDFIFRAHDYEVVAPIREMNLTREWEIEYAEEHGIPVPVKKEKPWSIDENFWSRSIEGGKLEDPAYHPPEEIYAWTASLADAPAEPEIISIGFEQGVPVSLNGKKMAGEDLILELNAIAGRHSVGRNDMMEDRILGLKARENYEHPAATVLLAAHHDLERLVLTRQELGFKQVVDGKWSELAYMGLVHEPLYAALNAFIDTTQERVTGTVDCMLFKGGVHIMGRTSPLALYSDDLVSFDSKTLDQCDAVGVSKYFGMQARLLQKVRKN
- a CDS encoding winged helix-turn-helix domain-containing protein gives rise to the protein MTSAPEECTCGQEIRDELRAIRREMRHLTEVRDCGYLGDLMTGLRKEYGRVAIGAHLENVQTGLEQHLDQGCARREQCAEVFYRIIRESALKVGDGTVTPDEIAAQKERLQTLREKAPSSACDACFDATLLLLEKQTEIAEGLGLRDEPNRAEIAEIPVEEAVRDFLEPAASVPRLTVLKALADGSLSFSDLSRLTGLRGGNLLFHLSRLEEAGLIVQRRNRGEYHLTGTGYLCLQGIARICTALAPAKKNPFGQDRKI
- the tnpA gene encoding IS200/IS605 family transposase; translation: MRSKLDRSAHSVFALYYHLVIVVKYRRKALYSDDIRERLKDIVWNLSDELGIEVVAHEPAEDHYHLVFKATPKTNLVNVVNVIKGVSARRLRQEFPATKNLLWGQSFWSPSYFLVTSGQVSLDTLKDYVDSQLEK
- a CDS encoding pyridoxamine 5'-phosphate oxidase family protein, whose product is MVKLNEEMKEAFSKVRVFPVATASKDGVPNVVPIGFCMLIDDETIWIADNFMKKTLANVEENPKLSLYLWGPEVKGCFQIKGDVKVVSEGEDFQKMREIVLAKMSKAPAKNLLVVKVTDVYTCTPGPDAGAKLL
- a CDS encoding pyridoxamine 5'-phosphate oxidase family protein; this encodes MARLNEKMKEIFEKAPVYPLATASKAGEPNVAPMKSVWLVDDETVWVADNFMKKTLANLEENPRAAIYLWGPETGGCIQVKGDAKILTSGPEYEKMRAEVKAKSEKYPAKSLIVITITEVYTCAPGAGAGDELL